The following are encoded in a window of Amaranthus tricolor cultivar Red isolate AtriRed21 chromosome 2, ASM2621246v1, whole genome shotgun sequence genomic DNA:
- the LOC130804349 gene encoding uncharacterized protein LOC130804349 encodes MATTEASPKFHNHEIHPLASSSSDEEQLLKPMDSHVHHHHHHHDGLLFWQFMVAGSIAGCAEHMAMFPVDTIKTRMQALGSCPIKTVGVRTALDSLLKSDGAAGLYRGIAAMGLGAGPAHAVYFSVYEFCKKKLEGGNPNNHVAHALSGVCATVMSDAVLTPMDMVKQRLQLSGGVGGAYNGVWDCVKRVFKDEGFRAFYASYRTTVIMNAPFTAVHFASYEAAKKALLSPDDDDDKLIVHATAGAAAGALAALVTTPLDVVKTQLQCQGVCGCDRFTSGSISDVIKTIVAKDGYRGLMRGWTPRMMFHAPAAAICWSTYEASKTFFQDLNDQQDSSNVT; translated from the exons ATGGCTACAACCGAAGCCTCCCCCAAATTCCACAACCATGAAATTCATCCActtgcatcatcatcatcggaTGAAGAACAGCTTTTAAAACCCATGGATTCAcatgttcatcatcatcatcatcatcatgatggTCTTCTCTTTTGGCAATTCATGGTCGCTGGATCTATTGCAGGTTGTGCCGAACATATGGCTATGTTCCCCGTTGACACCATTAAAACCCGTATGCAAGCTCTCGGGTCTTGCCCTATTAAAACCGTGGGTGTTCGAACCGCGCTTGACTCACTCTTAAAGTCCGATGGGGCTGCTGGGTTGTACCGTGGAATTGCCGCTATGGGCCTTGGAGCTGGCCCTGCCCACGCCGTTTACTTCTCTGTTTACGAGTTTTGCAAGAAGAAATTAGAAGGTGGCAATCCTAATAACCATGTAGCTCATGCTTTATCAGGGGTTTGTGCAACTGTAATGAGCGACGCCGTTTTGACTCCCATGGATATGGTGAAACAGAGGTTGCAGCTTAGTGGAGGTGTTGGTGGAGCTTACAATGGGGTTTGGGATTGTGTCAAACGGGTTTTTAAGGATGAAGGGTTTAGAGCTTTTTATGCTTCGTATAGAACTACTGTTATTATGAACGCGCCTTTTACTGCTGTGCATTTTGCTTCCTATGAAGCTGCTAAAAAGGCTTTGCTTTCgcctgatgatgatgatgataagttGATTGTTCATGCTACTGCTGGAGCGGCTGCCGGTGCGCTTGCTGCGCTTGTTACCACTCCTCTGGATGTTGTCAAGACTCAGTTACAATGCCAG GGCGTTTGTGGCTGTGACAGATTTACTAGTGGTTCCATAAGTGATGTTATCAAGACAATAGTAGCAAAAGATGGTTACCGAGGGCTCATGAGGGGGTGGACTCCAAGAATGATGTTTCATGCCCCTGCTGCCGCCATTTGCTGGTCTACATACGAAGCCTCAAAGACCTTCTTCCAGGATCTGAATGACCAGCAAGATAGTAGCAACGTGACCTGA
- the LOC130805476 gene encoding uncharacterized protein LOC130805476, producing the protein MFGGPNDGEATIDIPKDLLIKDASNPMAAIVDCTYLGIREGLIDSSYFHEREILAPTNEIVDKINEYVLSLYPGEEKSYLRNMDQSGGLCNGTRLLVDNLGDRVIQATVIYGSNIGYKVFIPRITLTPSDSSKIPVALQRRQFSVSRVTSRKDLKILICDKDGKICRCIENVVYKEVFQNL; encoded by the exons ATGTTTGGAGGGCCTAATGACGGAGAGGCTACTATCGATATACCAAAAGATCTATTAATAAAGGATGCATCTAATCCAATGGCTGCAATTGTTGATTGCACTTACCTTGGAATTCGTGAGGGTTTGATTGATAGTTCGTACTTTCATGAGAGGGAAATACTAGCACCAACAAATGAGATTGTTGATAAGATTAATGAATATGTATTGTCACTTTATCCTGGAGAAGAAAAGTCATACTTGAG GAATATGGATCAGTCAGGTGGCTTATGCAATGGTACACGCTTATTGGTTGATAATCTTGGTGATCGAGTTATACAAGCAACTGTGATATATGGTTCTAACATTGGTTATAAGGTTTTTATTCCGAGGATTACACTCACACCTTCAGATAGCTCCAAAATCCCTGTTGCTCTTCAGAGAAGGCAGTTTTCCG TGTCTAGGGTGACTAGCAGGAAAGATTTGAAAATTCTCATATGTGATAAAGATGGTAAAATATGTCGTTGCATTGAAAATGTTGTCTACAAAGAAGTGTTTCAAAACCTATAA
- the LOC130804358 gene encoding uncharacterized protein LOC130804358 has translation MSSFLKKATKKVTKVAKSLGGSSSSKRKATSTPSVSTTPSISNYNYEHNYPEGYDPELHNYAEEMEREIQIDEEEEQEEEPTTPIGINISRQSSTRSHEEQGEQQQQRQARGKRVNFQTIDEDEPVRQPFPAMPPSSGRVVSHVWSYFTKEPTENPDIFLCTNQICESQGVKPLVSYSFARGGGTGSFNKHLAKKNGITKETHAASGSGTTSGSRQTQWDIPITGRRVLDEKRSRLAPHSIQICVCKKDWDQAEIRTQGLRNDDDQDDDDDPWMMMDTSASSSGGESAEASNQPHDDDEDE, from the exons atgtcttcatttttgaaaaaagccacaaaaaaagttactaaagtggcaaaatcattgggaggttccagttcgtccaaaagaaaggccacttctactccgtcggtatcaacaacaccttccattagtaattataattatgaacataattatccggaagggtacgacccggagttacataattatgcagaagaaatggaaagagaaatacaaattgatgaagaagaagaacaagaagaggaaccaacgaccccaattgggataaatatatctcgacagtcatcaacaagatcacatgaagaacaaggagaacaacaacaacaaagacaagctcgtggtaaacgagtcaatttccaaactatcg atgaagatgaaccagtaagacaaccttttccagcaatgccaccttctagtggtagagttgtttcacatgtgtggtcgtatttcacaaaagaaccaaccgagaatccagatattttcttatgcaccaatcaaatttgtgaaagtcaaggagtaaagcccttagtttcatacagtttcgccagag gtggtggtacgggatcttttaacaaacatttggcaaagaagaatggaatcacaaaagaaactcatgcagcaagcgggagcgggaccacaagtggaagccgacagacacaatgggacattcccatcacag gtagaagagttttggacgaaaagcgatctcgtcttgctccacatagtattcaaatatgtgtttgcaagaaagattgggatcaagcggagattcgaacacaaggactaaggaatgatgatgatcaagacgacgatgatgatccatggatgatgatggatacatctgcatcatcgtcaggaggagagtcagcggaagcatctaatcaaccacatgatgatgacgaagacgaatag